Proteins from a single region of Nocardiopsis dassonvillei subsp. dassonvillei DSM 43111:
- a CDS encoding MFS transporter, with protein MATLVAVALSSVMLPLAVTAPAVALTQLAADLNASVGEAQWVQNAYNVTFAAFMLAAGGLADRFGRRRVLVIGLVVFTAMATVIGLSSNILVIDVARAVQGIGAAGIMTSGSAILADSFRGAARARAFGLLGTSFGFGLAMGPFVAGLMVNFLDWRMVFLMNLAFAAVVLLLVRSIRESSDPGSTSVDWGGVMTFSTSLFLLSLAFVQGAEAGWLSLSAIGSAVGFLVFLAAFVVVESRVRRPMFDLSLFKRPTFVVVVCQPFTITFGFVVLLVYLPPFFQGVGGFGAAEAGALLLPLTLPVLALPMLAGQLAARLPLRVMLATSSLLIAGGSLWLMTLQPGQHWTALAAPLALFGTGVGSAFGVMDNAALSSVEVERAGMASGIFNTMRITGESVAIAGAGSVLATLSLNTLDLPFADPEQERTLAGEATQGRLETALGQFAEADRSTALDAVSASLTSAMHTTFLGLALLALAGAVVTFLVVRERELR; from the coding sequence GTGGCCACACTCGTCGCCGTCGCCCTGTCCAGCGTGATGCTGCCGCTCGCCGTCACCGCTCCGGCCGTGGCGCTCACCCAGCTCGCGGCCGACCTGAACGCCAGCGTCGGCGAGGCCCAGTGGGTCCAGAACGCCTACAACGTCACCTTCGCGGCGTTCATGCTCGCCGCCGGCGGACTCGCCGACCGCTTCGGCAGGCGCCGGGTCCTCGTCATCGGCCTCGTCGTCTTCACCGCGATGGCCACGGTGATCGGCCTCTCCTCCAACATCCTCGTCATCGACGTCGCCCGCGCGGTCCAGGGCATCGGCGCCGCGGGCATCATGACCAGCGGATCGGCGATCCTCGCCGACTCCTTCCGGGGAGCGGCCCGGGCCCGGGCCTTCGGCCTCCTGGGGACCTCCTTCGGCTTCGGACTGGCCATGGGGCCCTTCGTCGCCGGGCTGATGGTCAACTTCCTGGACTGGCGCATGGTGTTCCTGATGAACCTCGCGTTCGCCGCCGTCGTCCTGCTCCTGGTCCGCTCGATCCGTGAGTCGAGCGACCCCGGTTCCACCTCGGTGGACTGGGGCGGCGTCATGACCTTCAGCACCAGCCTGTTCCTGCTCTCCCTCGCCTTCGTCCAGGGCGCCGAGGCGGGTTGGCTCAGCCTGAGCGCGATCGGGTCGGCGGTCGGGTTCCTCGTCTTCCTCGCCGCCTTCGTCGTGGTGGAGTCACGGGTCCGGCGCCCGATGTTCGACCTCTCGCTGTTCAAGCGGCCCACGTTCGTCGTGGTCGTCTGCCAGCCCTTCACCATCACCTTCGGCTTCGTGGTCCTGCTCGTCTACCTGCCGCCCTTCTTCCAGGGCGTCGGCGGGTTCGGCGCCGCCGAGGCCGGGGCCCTGCTCCTGCCCCTGACCCTGCCGGTGCTCGCCCTGCCGATGCTGGCCGGGCAGCTCGCCGCCAGGCTCCCCCTGCGGGTCATGCTCGCCACCAGCTCCCTGCTCATCGCGGGCGGCTCCCTGTGGTTGATGACCCTCCAGCCGGGCCAGCACTGGACGGCGCTCGCCGCTCCCCTGGCCCTGTTCGGCACGGGGGTGGGAAGCGCCTTCGGCGTCATGGACAACGCGGCGCTCAGCTCCGTGGAGGTCGAGCGGGCCGGGATGGCCTCGGGCATCTTCAACACCATGCGCATCACCGGGGAGAGCGTGGCGATCGCCGGAGCCGGGTCCGTGCTGGCGACCCTGTCCCTGAACACGCTCGACCTCCCCTTCGCCGACCCCGAGCAGGAGCGGACCCTGGCGGGTGAGGCCACCCAGGGCCGACTGGAAACGGCGCTGGGCCAGTTCGCCGAGGCGGACCGCTCGACCGCGCTGGACGCCGTCTCGGCCAGCCTCACCTCCGCGATGCACACCACGTTCCTGGGGCTGGCGCTCCTCGCCCTGGCCGGCGCGGTGGTCACGTTCCTCGTCGTCAGGGAACGCGAGCTCCGCTAG
- a CDS encoding FAD-dependent monooxygenase: protein MQLTSDDTASTRAHSTPSDVLVVGAGPVGLTAACELLRRGVRVRLIDRAESASPFPKALLLWPRTLDLLDDLGALESTRRAGIDIRRFRYYSSGDPLATFTFPEHLAPVCLPQNETERVLTERLHALGGRIERGVRLLALDGLDFSGDITATEGVTAILEHSDGTVERYHAPFLIGADGAGSAVRAQIGTGFVGSTYESAFALVDCHIEGELPVDEALYYQSPRGALVIVALPDGVFRFFASLPPGEKAGVDLLQRITDEQGPGGVRLVDPVWESVFRVHRRHADDFQRGRVFLAGDAAHVHSPAGGQGLNTGMQDAQNLAWKLAAVTRGEAGPELLSTYGPERKDVARQVVRDTDIQTRGWMLQHPVQTAGRDAAFRVLEPVMERGYLPVMAGYRFRYTPARLTQEPTWPSLCRVTGRLAGAVRTGHALPRSLAVDLGVAGHGEAGSGQGVRGWTLAVTPGRGRTRDGEPFSALVADRPQVRTVALSADQASEHRLCSAPGYHLVRPDGYVAAHGHARDHARLRVELAVHLGAADGRRHAPGAAGQAAPSRA, encoded by the coding sequence ATGCAGTTGACCAGCGACGACACCGCTTCCACCCGCGCACACAGCACCCCCTCCGACGTCCTCGTGGTCGGTGCCGGGCCCGTGGGCCTGACCGCCGCGTGCGAGCTCCTGAGACGAGGAGTACGTGTACGGCTCATCGACCGCGCCGAGTCCGCCTCCCCCTTCCCCAAGGCCCTGCTGCTCTGGCCGCGCACCCTCGACCTGCTGGACGACCTGGGCGCCCTGGAATCCACCCGGCGGGCGGGTATCGACATCCGCAGGTTCCGCTACTACTCCTCCGGCGACCCGCTGGCCACGTTCACGTTCCCCGAGCACCTGGCTCCGGTGTGCCTGCCCCAGAACGAGACCGAGCGCGTGCTCACCGAGCGGCTGCACGCGCTCGGCGGGCGCATCGAACGGGGGGTGCGGCTGCTCGCCCTCGACGGGCTGGACTTCTCCGGCGACATCACCGCGACCGAGGGGGTGACCGCGATCCTCGAACACTCCGACGGGACCGTCGAGCGCTACCACGCGCCCTTCCTCATCGGCGCGGACGGCGCGGGCAGCGCGGTGCGCGCCCAGATCGGCACCGGCTTCGTCGGCAGCACCTACGAGTCGGCGTTCGCCCTCGTGGACTGCCACATCGAGGGGGAGCTGCCCGTCGACGAGGCGCTCTACTACCAGTCGCCCCGGGGCGCCCTGGTGATCGTCGCCCTGCCCGACGGCGTCTTCCGGTTCTTCGCCAGCCTTCCGCCCGGGGAGAAGGCGGGGGTGGACCTGCTCCAGCGGATCACGGACGAGCAGGGCCCGGGAGGGGTCCGGCTGGTCGACCCGGTGTGGGAGTCCGTGTTCCGCGTGCACCGGCGGCACGCCGACGACTTCCAGCGGGGCCGCGTCTTCCTCGCCGGGGACGCGGCGCACGTGCACAGCCCGGCCGGGGGCCAGGGCCTCAACACCGGGATGCAGGACGCGCAGAACCTGGCCTGGAAGCTGGCCGCGGTGACACGGGGCGAGGCAGGACCGGAACTGCTCTCCACCTACGGCCCCGAACGCAAGGACGTGGCGCGGCAGGTGGTGCGCGACACCGACATCCAAACACGCGGTTGGATGCTCCAGCACCCCGTGCAGACGGCGGGCCGGGACGCGGCCTTCCGCGTCCTGGAACCGGTCATGGAACGCGGATACCTGCCCGTCATGGCGGGTTACCGGTTCCGCTACACACCCGCTCGCCTCACCCAGGAGCCCACCTGGCCCTCCCTGTGCCGGGTGACCGGACGGCTGGCGGGCGCCGTCCGCACCGGCCACGCCCTCCCCCGCTCCCTCGCCGTGGACCTGGGCGTCGCCGGGCACGGGGAGGCCGGGAGCGGGCAGGGGGTCCGCGGGTGGACGCTCGCCGTCACACCCGGCCGGGGACGCACCCGCGACGGGGAGCCGTTCTCCGCGCTCGTCGCCGACCGGCCCCAGGTACGGACGGTGGCGCTGAGCGCCGACCAGGCCTCGGAGCACCGGCTGTGCTCGGCACCGGGCTACCACCTGGTCCGACCGGACGGCTACGTCGCCGCCCACGGGCACGCGCGGGACCACGCCCGCCTGAGGGTGGAACTGGCCGTGCACCTGGGGGCGGCGGACGGTCGGCGACACGCGCCCGGGGCCGCCGGGCAGGCCGCGCCGAGCCGCGCCTGA
- a CDS encoding ScbA/BarX family gamma-butyrolactone biosynthesis protein, translating into MRQTMQMPVHHLLNGATDTVTAGTEGPALDYERTVDRTVVHRESLAEVFVTDTQPLGGDAHAAAAQLPRSHAYYGDHLLRPRRHDPVLLLEACRQVGLAIAHTHYGVPFDHKFVLTTLGITITRPELMTVGTAPCALRMLCSVGDKRVKEGRVVGYDARFRLFVDGTEVGNAVVGLRFKSPASYEALRLRNRSGEPVPSTETFDFTVGGELPAPYLVGRSNGDNVVLTGLTGAGDTVSASLRVLPQHPSLFDHAQDHLPGMVLIEAGRQLALNTLLEVRGTSPAKAYPTEITATFTSFGELEPRTELRAVTAPAGAEGPEEEGVYYTQGGIVEFLAPTGCPEPAPTSVEVDVLQRGASICRIEVGLVRLPA; encoded by the coding sequence GTGAGACAGACCATGCAGATGCCCGTGCACCACCTCCTCAACGGCGCCACCGACACCGTGACCGCAGGCACGGAGGGTCCGGCCCTGGACTACGAGCGGACCGTTGACCGCACCGTCGTCCACCGGGAGTCGTTGGCGGAGGTCTTCGTCACCGACACCCAGCCCCTCGGAGGGGACGCCCACGCGGCCGCCGCCCAGCTCCCCCGTTCACACGCCTACTACGGCGACCACCTGCTCCGCCCCCGCCGCCACGACCCCGTGCTGCTGCTCGAAGCATGCCGACAGGTGGGGCTGGCCATCGCGCACACCCACTACGGCGTCCCCTTCGACCACAAGTTCGTGCTCACCACCCTGGGCATCACCATCACGCGCCCCGAGCTGATGACGGTGGGGACGGCTCCGTGCGCCCTCCGCATGCTCTGCTCCGTCGGGGACAAGAGGGTCAAGGAAGGACGCGTCGTCGGCTACGACGCCAGGTTCCGGCTCTTCGTCGACGGCACGGAGGTCGGCAACGCCGTCGTCGGCCTGCGGTTCAAGTCCCCGGCGAGCTACGAGGCGCTGCGCCTGCGCAACCGCTCCGGCGAGCCGGTCCCCTCCACGGAGACCTTCGACTTCACCGTCGGCGGGGAGCTCCCCGCCCCCTACCTCGTCGGCCGGTCGAACGGCGACAACGTGGTCCTGACCGGGCTCACGGGGGCCGGGGACACCGTGTCGGCCTCCCTGCGCGTGCTGCCCCAGCACCCGAGCCTGTTCGACCACGCCCAGGACCACCTGCCGGGCATGGTCCTGATCGAGGCCGGGCGCCAACTGGCCCTGAACACGCTCCTGGAGGTCCGGGGCACCTCGCCGGCCAAGGCCTACCCCACCGAGATCACCGCCACCTTCACCAGCTTCGGAGAACTGGAGCCCCGGACCGAGTTGCGGGCCGTCACCGCTCCGGCGGGGGCGGAGGGGCCCGAGGAGGAGGGCGTCTACTACACGCAGGGCGGAATCGTGGAGTTCCTCGCGCCCACCGGCTGCCCCGAACCCGCCCCGACCTCCGTCGAGGTGGACGTGCTCCAGAGGGGCGCGTCGATCTGCCGGATCGAGGTCGGCCTGGTCCGCCTCCCCGCGTGA
- a CDS encoding HAD family hydrolase: MTLANGAHTPGTRGRGIAFFDVDETLIGPKSMFSFLEFHLGNGSRPPGSYERAVAHLRAAAARGVPRQDVNRLYYRIMAGESVEGLRAEGRAWFSEAARVPGFWHTPVLERLRRHRAEGDLVVLLSGSFFACLDPIAEEAGAHWALGTRPVVRGGHLTGEVLVPMIGATKETAARAAAAVRGVPLSSCTAYGDHSSDLALLSAVGVPVAVGEDATLTAHAEANGWERVRSGRPGPGAAEGAPRLPSVNA; the protein is encoded by the coding sequence ATGACCCTCGCGAACGGAGCGCACACCCCGGGGACCCGGGGGCGCGGCATCGCGTTCTTCGACGTGGACGAGACGCTCATCGGACCGAAGAGCATGTTCTCGTTCCTGGAGTTCCACCTCGGGAACGGCTCCAGGCCGCCCGGCTCCTACGAACGGGCCGTGGCCCACCTCAGGGCGGCGGCGGCCCGGGGCGTGCCCCGCCAGGACGTCAACCGCCTCTACTACCGCATCATGGCGGGCGAGTCCGTCGAGGGGCTGCGCGCCGAGGGGCGGGCGTGGTTCTCCGAGGCCGCGCGCGTGCCGGGCTTCTGGCACACGCCGGTGCTGGAGCGCCTGCGCCGCCACCGGGCCGAGGGCGACCTGGTCGTCCTGCTCTCGGGCTCCTTCTTCGCCTGCCTGGACCCGATCGCGGAGGAGGCCGGAGCCCACTGGGCACTGGGCACACGGCCGGTCGTCCGCGGCGGGCACCTGACCGGTGAGGTCCTCGTCCCCATGATCGGCGCGACGAAGGAGACCGCCGCCAGGGCGGCCGCGGCGGTGAGAGGCGTACCCCTGTCCTCGTGCACCGCCTACGGAGACCACTCCAGCGACCTCGCCCTGCTGTCGGCCGTGGGAGTCCCGGTCGCCGTCGGCGAGGACGCGACGCTCACCGCGCACGCCGAGGCCAACGGATGGGAACGCGTCCGCTCCGGCCGCCCGGGCCCCGGCGCGGCGGAGGGAGCCCCGCGCCTCCCGTCGGTGAACGCGTGA